From one bacterium genomic stretch:
- a CDS encoding glycosyltransferase, which translates to MPAILHLISQLEEGGAQRQLSYVARFSQKYDVEIASLIASPPEKLFAYFRHPDVPVHFLSQSSDFYAPQILPALRNLLTTKKYAMIHCRLYSSIVQGAFAAKLEKIPCVASPGSMFEVLRLLGNKKWERFLIAQALRNADSVLFPSHSSALAFFDAGWVERDRVRTIWNGVDIEHFQPQGRGDALVAVGRVSSEKAYRDLDQIFQLLRGQFPQLRCIVVGGGASNQSSAGIEFAGSVDDVREILARARVFISTSKTEGMNNALLEAQAMGIPAVVRRIGSNSEVIEQGVNGFLAVNPQEFAEYCALLMHDQDVWTEMGAAARARIEKEFSIRKQMQKIESMYDHLLGANVPA; encoded by the coding sequence ATGCCGGCTATCCTTCATTTGATTTCACAATTGGAGGAGGGGGGCGCCCAGCGACAACTTTCGTATGTCGCAAGGTTCAGCCAAAAGTATGATGTGGAAATTGCTTCTTTAATTGCTTCGCCTCCCGAAAAGCTGTTCGCGTATTTTCGTCATCCGGATGTGCCGGTTCATTTCCTTTCGCAATCTTCTGATTTTTATGCGCCGCAAATTCTCCCTGCTCTTAGAAATCTTCTGACAACAAAGAAGTATGCAATGATTCATTGCAGGCTGTATTCCTCAATTGTGCAAGGTGCTTTTGCTGCCAAACTGGAAAAAATTCCGTGCGTTGCTTCACCCGGGAGCATGTTTGAGGTGTTGCGGCTCCTTGGAAACAAGAAATGGGAACGATTTCTCATCGCTCAAGCGCTGAGGAATGCTGATTCTGTTCTGTTTCCCTCCCATTCCTCTGCATTGGCGTTTTTCGATGCCGGCTGGGTCGAACGAGATCGAGTTCGTACCATTTGGAACGGGGTGGACATTGAACATTTTCAACCACAGGGCAGGGGAGACGCTCTGGTTGCAGTCGGCCGCGTTTCCAGTGAAAAAGCGTATAGAGATCTCGATCAAATTTTTCAATTATTGCGCGGTCAATTTCCACAGCTGCGCTGCATCGTTGTGGGAGGTGGCGCAAGCAATCAGAGTTCGGCAGGCATTGAATTCGCTGGTTCCGTTGATGACGTTCGCGAAATTTTGGCCCGTGCGCGAGTTTTCATCAGCACTTCCAAAACAGAAGGAATGAACAATGCTTTGCTGGAGGCTCAGGCAATGGGAATTCCGGCGGTCGTAAGAAGAATCGGATCCAATTCAGAAGTCATCGAACAAGGAGTGAACGGATTTTTGGCCGTCAACCCGCAAGAATTCGCGGAATATTGCGCGCTGCTCATGCACGATCAGGATGTATGGACCGAGATGGGAGCTGCTGCCCGCGCAAGAATCGAAAAAGAATTCTCGATTCGGAAACAAATGCAAAAAATCGAATCGATGTATGATCATCTTCTCGGCGCAAATGTGCCGGCGTAA